One segment of Pleuronectes platessa unplaced genomic scaffold, fPlePla1.1 scaffold_321, whole genome shotgun sequence DNA contains the following:
- the LOC128436423 gene encoding ephrin-B2: protein MGYYHSLYPNQSGADSLSTQRFGVSGAHFSFIGAPTSDGTRQGLDSMRGGVCVTQGMKVVLKVGQSPYGLPPKKEPAGRTTSRNPGGAGNSTQSQRPNSFGNEGTGENLQPSNIAIIAGAAGGSAFLLLVTAVICVVCYRRRHAKHSDTHHPPLSLSSLTSPKRGGGGGMGLTSSNNNGSEPSDIIIPLRTSDSAYCPHYEKVSGDYGHPVYIVQEMPPQSPANIYYKV from the exons ATGGGGTATTACCACAGTCTGTATCCCAACCAATCTGGAGCAGATTCTCTCTCCACGCAGCGCTTCGGTGTCTCAGGGGCTCACTTTTCTTTCATAGGCGCCC CTACGTCAGACGGGACGCGCCAAGGCCTGGATAGCATGAGAGGCGGAGTCTGTGTCACGCAAGGCATGAAGGTGGTCCTGAAAGTGGGACAGA GCCCATATGGACTGCCTCCGAAGAAGGAGCCTGCGGGACGCACCACCAGCAGAAACCCAG GCGGCGCGGGGAACTCCACCCAGTCCCAAAGACCCAACAGCTTCGGGAACGAGGGCACTGGTGAGAACCTTCAACCCTCCAACATCGCCATCATCGCCGGCGCCGCTGGGGGCTCCGCCTTCCTCCTGCTGGTGACCGCCGTGATCTGCGTGGTGTGCTACCGGCGGCGGCACGCCAAGCACTCGGACACCCACCACCCGCCGCTGTCGCTGTCCTCGCTCACCAGCCCCAAGCGGGGGGGCGGCGGCGGTATGGGCCTCACCAGCTCCAACAACAACGGCTCGGAGCCCAGCGACATCATCATCCCCCTGCGGACGTCGGACTCGGCCTACTGCCCGCACTACGAGAAGGTGAGCGGGGACTATGGACACCCCGTCTACATCGTCCAGGAGATGCCACCTCAGAGCCCGGCCAACATCTACTACAAAGTATGA